A single region of the Arthrobacter sp. PAMC25564 genome encodes:
- a CDS encoding TetR/AcrR family transcriptional regulator — protein sequence MSPAGRKPREQPESSRLRILKAAAQVAAERGYEGTTIARICERSGLPVSSVYWFYKDKDELLAEVVAHSFNEWIGDQPAWDPAPPGTPVGESLRRILNRSVRSLPSTPEFLRTGHMLALEHRETEPAGRVLFLQVRARVRADLSNWFRLSLDPRLIAENPGLPDHLAMLIIILTDGLFLAHQIADFWDPDAFVDLIVITVENAIAVAGS from the coding sequence ATGAGTCCGGCAGGGCGGAAGCCGCGGGAACAGCCGGAAAGTTCGCGGCTGCGCATCCTGAAGGCGGCCGCGCAGGTCGCCGCGGAACGCGGCTATGAGGGCACCACAATCGCCCGGATCTGCGAGCGGTCCGGCCTGCCGGTCAGCTCGGTGTACTGGTTCTACAAGGACAAGGACGAACTGCTCGCCGAGGTGGTCGCCCACAGCTTCAACGAGTGGATCGGAGACCAGCCCGCCTGGGATCCGGCACCGCCGGGCACCCCGGTCGGCGAGAGTCTTCGCCGGATCCTGAACCGGTCCGTTCGGAGCCTGCCCTCCACGCCGGAGTTCCTCCGGACCGGCCACATGCTCGCACTGGAGCATCGGGAGACCGAACCGGCGGGCCGGGTGCTCTTCCTGCAGGTGCGGGCGCGGGTGCGCGCCGATCTCAGCAACTGGTTCCGCCTGTCCCTGGATCCGCGGTTGATCGCCGAGAATCCAGGCCTTCCCGACCACCTGGCGATGCTCATCATCATTTTGACCGACGGGCTGTTCCTGGCCCACCAGATCGCGGACTTCTGGGACCCGGATGCCTTCGTCGACCTCATCGTCATCACGGTGGAAAATGCCATTGCTGTTGCGGGTTCCTGA
- a CDS encoding branched-chain amino acid ABC transporter ATP-binding protein/permease, whose amino-acid sequence MWITYLTEILIYGSLAVTVNLLVGYAGQVSVAHAAFAGIGGYSVGYLVTEQHWPFAAAILAGTLAAGLVGVLLGLVALGLSEEYLILMTLVFSLGLIGIIAGIDVLGSTIGITNITHLELFGWKLEHSTDWLVLAALLLLVVFAVCWRLGQSPFGRVLKGIREDSVATQSLGKNVFRFKVVVFAITSALAGLIGTVFSGWLGLATPGAFGFPFALTIFAIVIFGGKGNLLGSLIAAAVLTLVEPVLRYVVALDSSKASLVQLAIYGALLIILMIVRPQGLIRERRRKVPVPPDAATSPATTAPRAAAAFEPAGRRDWSGHDITLEATGISKSYGGIHAVKDLHLQLRRGTVTALVGPNGAGKTTTFNALAGFVRPDSGSVLLNGVELVGKSADFAARQGLVRTFQDVRLFPAVSCLENVMLGVQNQDGERMGELFIPGRRVSRGDRQAADAAMRWLSFVGLADQAGLPAESLSYGQSKLVSLARALATEADVLLLDEPASGVDGAWVDVMLGIIDAVRAQGRTVCLVEHNLDVVRQLADHAYFMELGAITAEGTVQELMGSARLTEAYFGAQ is encoded by the coding sequence ATGTGGATCACCTATCTCACCGAGATTCTCATCTACGGTTCGCTGGCCGTCACCGTCAACCTGCTCGTCGGCTACGCCGGCCAGGTATCCGTCGCCCACGCGGCGTTCGCCGGGATCGGCGGCTATTCCGTGGGCTACCTGGTCACGGAGCAGCACTGGCCGTTCGCCGCGGCAATCCTCGCCGGCACCCTGGCGGCCGGGCTGGTCGGAGTCCTGCTCGGACTGGTCGCCCTCGGCCTCTCCGAGGAATACCTGATCCTGATGACCCTGGTGTTCTCGCTCGGGCTGATCGGGATCATCGCCGGGATCGACGTTCTCGGGTCGACGATCGGCATCACCAACATCACCCATCTGGAGCTCTTCGGGTGGAAACTCGAGCACTCCACGGACTGGCTGGTCCTTGCCGCCCTGCTCCTGCTGGTGGTGTTCGCCGTCTGCTGGCGGCTCGGCCAGTCCCCGTTCGGCCGTGTGCTGAAGGGCATCAGGGAAGACTCCGTCGCCACGCAGTCCCTCGGCAAGAACGTCTTCCGGTTCAAAGTCGTCGTCTTCGCCATCACCTCCGCCCTCGCCGGGCTGATCGGCACCGTGTTCTCCGGATGGCTGGGGCTGGCCACGCCCGGCGCGTTCGGCTTCCCGTTCGCGCTGACCATCTTCGCCATCGTGATCTTCGGCGGAAAGGGGAACCTGCTCGGCTCACTGATCGCCGCGGCCGTGCTCACCCTGGTGGAACCCGTGCTCCGCTACGTCGTCGCCCTCGACTCCTCGAAGGCGTCGCTGGTGCAGTTGGCGATCTACGGCGCGCTGCTGATCATCCTTATGATCGTGCGCCCGCAGGGGCTGATCCGGGAACGCCGCCGCAAGGTGCCCGTGCCGCCGGATGCGGCCACCTCCCCGGCGACGACGGCGCCCCGCGCCGCCGCGGCATTCGAGCCGGCCGGCCGGCGGGACTGGAGCGGGCACGACATCACGCTCGAGGCCACCGGGATCAGCAAGAGCTACGGCGGCATCCATGCGGTCAAGGACCTCCACCTCCAGCTGCGCCGCGGAACCGTCACAGCCCTGGTCGGGCCGAACGGTGCCGGAAAGACCACCACCTTCAACGCCCTGGCCGGCTTCGTGCGGCCAGACTCGGGCAGCGTGTTGCTCAACGGCGTCGAACTGGTGGGCAAGAGCGCCGACTTCGCCGCCCGGCAGGGCCTGGTACGCACCTTCCAGGACGTGCGGCTGTTCCCGGCGGTCAGCTGCCTGGAAAACGTCATGCTGGGCGTGCAGAACCAGGACGGCGAGCGGATGGGCGAGCTGTTCATCCCCGGACGGCGGGTCTCCCGCGGTGACCGCCAGGCGGCCGACGCGGCGATGCGGTGGCTGTCCTTCGTCGGTCTCGCCGACCAGGCCGGCCTCCCCGCCGAATCCCTCTCCTACGGGCAGTCCAAGCTGGTGTCACTGGCGCGCGCGCTCGCCACCGAAGCCGATGTGCTGCTGCTGGACGAACCGGCCTCCGGGGTCGACGGCGCCTGGGTCGACGTCATGCTCGGCATCATCGATGCGGTGCGGGCCCAGGGCCGCACCGTCTGCCTGGTCGAACACAATCTGGACGTGGTCAGGCAACTCGCCGACCACGCCTACTTCATGGAACTCGGCGCGATCACCGCCGAGGGGACGGTGCAGGAGCTCATGGGTTCCGCCCGACTGACGGAGGCCTACTTTGGAGCCCAATAA
- a CDS encoding ABC transporter ATP-binding protein, which translates to MEPNNLLTLDNLSAGYGRKKVVHGVDLHVKAGEIVGLMGHNGAGKTTIIRTVHGLLPALGGSIVIDGEPVPLGTVRDNISRGLALIPSERFVFPDLSIQANLLLGAANAPAGSDRDEQLAFVEGLFPLLAERSAQRAGTLSGGQQRMVSLGIALMARPRLLLLDEPSLGLAPSVVEQIFSTLRTLADRGGLGILLLEQNVQQALVICDRVYVVRNGTIILEETAEEMRARESYWDLF; encoded by the coding sequence TTGGAGCCCAATAACCTGCTCACCCTCGACAACCTTTCGGCAGGCTACGGCCGCAAGAAGGTCGTGCACGGGGTGGACCTGCACGTGAAGGCCGGCGAGATCGTCGGGCTGATGGGCCACAACGGGGCCGGCAAGACCACGATCATCCGCACCGTGCACGGCCTGCTGCCCGCCCTCGGCGGCAGCATTGTCATCGACGGCGAACCGGTGCCACTCGGCACGGTGCGGGACAACATCTCCCGCGGCCTCGCCCTCATCCCCTCCGAGCGGTTTGTCTTCCCCGACCTGTCGATCCAGGCCAACCTGCTGCTCGGCGCGGCCAACGCCCCCGCCGGTTCCGATCGCGACGAACAGTTGGCCTTCGTGGAGGGGCTGTTCCCGCTGCTGGCCGAACGGTCCGCCCAGCGGGCCGGCACCCTCTCCGGCGGCCAGCAGCGCATGGTGAGCCTGGGGATTGCCCTGATGGCACGGCCGCGGCTGTTGCTGCTCGACGAACCCTCGCTGGGCCTGGCGCCGAGCGTGGTGGAGCAGATCTTCAGCACCCTGCGCACCCTGGCCGATCGCGGTGGCCTCGGGATCCTGCTCCTGGAGCAGAACGTCCAGCAGGCGCTGGTCATCTGTGACCGGGTGTACGTCGTGCGCAACGGCACCATCATCCTCGAGGAGACCGCCGAAGAGATGCGTGCCCGCGAGAGCTACTGGGATCTTTTCTAG
- a CDS encoding branched-chain amino acid ABC transporter permease, producing MNDFLQLTANGLFRGMSYAAMGAGLALILGVTGRFHFSYSLTYTIAPLAAFAVASWAKLPFWPAAAAGVLAAIALSIAIEVFIYRPVSARAGANSLLAVLVSSLGFSIFGVAILQLLLGTGSVPFYGPELSSVDLGPIIFTNFDVLQAISALVLVIGLALLLARTPLGRSIKATRSNPPLAAVLGINTRRINIVVFGIGGLITGVCAIWYGLQYTVEPTMGDRVIIYSFVVAFLAGTRTSPLRALVVGVALGLLEQWASLLLSAQWSQTAVFAVLVVYLVVLSTRGGWRNWFPARRLPTRPAAN from the coding sequence ATGAACGACTTTCTCCAGCTAACGGCCAACGGGCTGTTCCGTGGCATGTCCTACGCCGCCATGGGTGCAGGCCTTGCCCTGATCCTTGGGGTCACCGGCCGGTTCCATTTCTCGTACTCGCTGACGTACACCATCGCCCCGCTCGCCGCCTTCGCGGTGGCCAGCTGGGCGAAGCTGCCGTTCTGGCCGGCGGCGGCGGCGGGCGTGCTGGCCGCCATCGCCCTCAGCATCGCGATCGAGGTCTTCATCTACCGCCCGGTGTCGGCGCGCGCGGGAGCCAACTCCCTCCTGGCGGTCCTGGTCAGTTCCCTCGGCTTCAGCATTTTCGGCGTCGCCATCCTGCAGCTGCTCCTGGGCACCGGCAGCGTCCCCTTCTACGGGCCGGAGCTCTCCTCGGTCGACCTCGGACCGATCATCTTCACCAACTTCGACGTCCTCCAGGCCATCAGCGCCCTGGTCCTCGTGATCGGGCTCGCCCTGCTCCTGGCCAGGACCCCGCTCGGCCGGTCCATCAAGGCCACCCGGAGCAATCCCCCGCTGGCCGCCGTGCTGGGCATCAACACCCGCCGGATCAACATCGTGGTCTTCGGGATCGGCGGACTCATCACCGGCGTCTGCGCCATCTGGTACGGCCTCCAGTACACGGTCGAACCCACCATGGGCGACCGGGTGATCATCTACAGCTTCGTCGTCGCGTTCCTGGCCGGGACCCGCACCAGCCCGCTGCGCGCGCTGGTGGTCGGGGTGGCCCTCGGCCTGCTGGAGCAGTGGGCCTCGCTCCTGCTGTCGGCGCAGTGGTCCCAGACCGCCGTCTTCGCCGTGCTGGTGGTCTATCTGGTGGTGCTGTCCACCCGCGGAGGCTGGCGAAACTGGTTTCCGGCGCGCCGCCTGCCCACCCGCCCGGCCGCAAACTAA
- a CDS encoding TetR/AcrR family transcriptional regulator, with translation MPRKTERRHLQGDVSRQKILEAALDIAAERGYDGTSVAAVTERTGLPASSIYWHFKNKDELLAEALDFSYRRWREVGPPWLDELEPLPLASQVQNRFRQAAAAYVAQPEFWRLGLMLALEQRIKEPAARTRYIQVRRESQAALTDWWGRVLASTFGPVDPAVPETLARFHLAALDGLFVATQADRTVDVAWVVDTLAGGLSVAACRLAGGRQ, from the coding sequence ATGCCACGCAAGACCGAGCGCCGTCATCTCCAAGGCGATGTGTCCCGCCAGAAGATCCTCGAGGCAGCCCTCGATATAGCCGCGGAACGCGGTTATGACGGCACGAGCGTCGCGGCGGTGACCGAGAGGACCGGGCTTCCTGCCAGCTCGATCTACTGGCATTTCAAGAACAAGGACGAGCTGCTCGCCGAAGCGCTCGACTTCAGCTATCGCCGCTGGCGCGAGGTCGGTCCGCCCTGGCTGGACGAACTCGAGCCGCTTCCGCTGGCCAGCCAGGTGCAGAACCGCTTCCGCCAGGCCGCGGCAGCCTATGTGGCGCAACCGGAGTTCTGGCGCCTGGGGCTGATGCTGGCGCTCGAGCAGCGGATCAAGGAGCCGGCGGCCCGCACCCGCTACATCCAGGTCCGCCGGGAGTCGCAGGCCGCGCTGACCGACTGGTGGGGGAGGGTGCTCGCCAGCACCTTCGGCCCGGTCGATCCTGCCGTGCCCGAAACGCTGGCGCGGTTCCATCTGGCGGCGCTGGACGGCCTCTTTGTGGCAACCCAGGCCGACCGGACCGTGGACGTCGCATGGGTGGTCGACACCCTCGCCGGCGGCCTGAGCGTTGCCGCTTGCCGGCTGGCCGGAGGCCGGCAATGA
- a CDS encoding acyl-CoA dehydrogenase, whose amino-acid sequence MTDALTTDRPAAQARAEPRSESIADRARASAAALTAADARSGSLRRLSDESWNLIADTGILRALQPKRWGGGETSVVEFAEGVIEIGRSSASAGWVSSVVGVHPWQIALFSEEGQQDVWGGNPARALASSYTPTGKIEKVPGGYRVSGRWSFSSGIERCDGVILGSIDGEREINGHAYPDFISAVLDRDQYTIEDVWHTAGLRGTGSNNVIVDGAFVPAHRVQSHLEYTKGLGAALPGQQRNTAALYRIPWAVLFNLIITAGALGAAYGFLDLWTAETAGRRTNYGTLLRDEAVVQDHLAEATFGIDGARLRLVRAGRELLEIAEADEIPSEELRAFYRWDLAKSAQSAVDAVSDLMRSASGRTAYVEHPLHGKFQDVMAASGHAFLFSDPLGRAYAGRKLGSTKLPEVHL is encoded by the coding sequence ATGACCGATGCCTTGACCACCGACAGGCCCGCGGCCCAGGCGCGGGCCGAGCCCCGCAGCGAATCGATCGCCGACCGGGCCCGGGCCTCGGCCGCGGCGCTGACCGCAGCCGATGCCCGGAGCGGTTCGCTGCGCCGGCTCAGCGACGAATCCTGGAACCTGATCGCCGACACCGGCATCCTGCGGGCCCTGCAGCCCAAACGCTGGGGCGGCGGCGAGACCTCCGTGGTCGAGTTCGCCGAGGGCGTGATCGAGATCGGCCGTTCCTCGGCCTCCGCCGGCTGGGTGAGTTCCGTCGTCGGGGTCCACCCCTGGCAGATCGCCCTGTTCTCCGAGGAGGGCCAGCAGGACGTGTGGGGCGGGAATCCGGCCCGCGCCCTGGCGTCGTCGTACACGCCGACGGGGAAGATCGAGAAGGTCCCCGGGGGCTACCGTGTGTCGGGCCGCTGGTCGTTCTCATCGGGGATCGAGCGCTGCGACGGCGTGATCCTCGGCTCGATCGACGGCGAACGAGAGATCAACGGCCACGCGTATCCCGATTTTATCTCGGCCGTCCTTGACCGAGACCAGTACACCATCGAAGACGTCTGGCATACGGCAGGGCTCAGGGGAACGGGAAGCAACAATGTCATTGTCGACGGGGCGTTTGTCCCGGCGCACCGGGTGCAGTCCCACCTTGAGTACACGAAGGGCCTCGGCGCCGCGCTGCCGGGCCAGCAGCGCAACACCGCGGCACTGTACCGGATCCCGTGGGCGGTGCTGTTCAACCTGATCATCACGGCCGGTGCCCTCGGCGCGGCGTACGGATTTCTCGACCTGTGGACTGCCGAGACGGCCGGCCGCCGGACGAACTACGGAACCCTGCTGCGTGATGAGGCGGTCGTCCAGGACCACCTCGCCGAAGCGACGTTCGGCATCGATGGTGCGCGTCTGCGCCTGGTGCGCGCGGGACGGGAACTCCTCGAGATCGCCGAAGCGGACGAGATTCCGAGTGAGGAACTCCGCGCGTTCTACCGGTGGGATCTCGCCAAGAGCGCCCAGTCCGCCGTCGATGCCGTGTCGGACCTCATGCGCTCCGCCAGCGGCCGCACGGCGTACGTCGAGCATCCGCTGCACGGAAAATTCCAGGACGTGATGGCCGCCTCCGGGCATGCCTTCCTGTTCTCCGACCCGCTCGGCCGTGCGTATGCCGGCCGGAAGCTCGGCAGCACGAAGCTTCCGGAGGTGCACCTGTGA
- a CDS encoding FAD-dependent oxidoreductase translates to MNETATDAFDAEFDVVVVGAGAAGLSAALTAVETDPDARVAVLERSARDIRGGNTRWSGAYLRLQDITTPVSNLVDYAVGASKGYANRDYYEALVREVPEAFDWLHEEGVVLKNLPTIFLTQSASRYQPVGGGVNIVEPLFARLEATDATILYEVAAETLLTDASGAVVGVRVRDADGTRNLRAGAVVLACGGFQGNSELMTKYVGRNAYRVPPISRGGANNRGDGLRMALAVGAATEGQFDLFHAEPKDPRSEVAEAVVMSFPYGILVNTAGERFMDEAGKTVDLTYELVARTILQQEDSIGYAVFDQQVTSVPGYEHAIGTDVDPIQADSIEELEALIGLPAGSLARTVTGFNAACGTDVPFDWSRLDGLAARPAGQPVKSNWARPLTDGPFFAYPQICANVFTFGGVKTDLAAQVITSDGHPITGLYGAGEMTGLYYEAYAGSTSVMRSITFGRIAGRNAVRLALPAAGAPVGAPVGA, encoded by the coding sequence GTGAACGAGACCGCAACAGACGCATTCGACGCCGAATTCGACGTGGTCGTGGTGGGTGCCGGGGCGGCCGGCCTGTCCGCGGCGCTGACCGCGGTGGAGACCGACCCGGATGCCAGGGTGGCCGTCCTCGAGCGGTCGGCCCGGGACATCCGCGGGGGGAACACCCGCTGGTCGGGGGCGTACCTGCGCCTCCAGGACATCACGACGCCGGTGTCCAACCTCGTGGACTACGCGGTCGGCGCCTCGAAAGGCTACGCCAACCGCGACTATTATGAAGCCCTTGTGCGCGAGGTGCCCGAGGCATTCGACTGGTTGCATGAGGAGGGCGTGGTGCTGAAGAACCTCCCCACGATCTTCCTCACCCAGTCCGCCTCCCGCTACCAACCGGTCGGCGGCGGCGTAAACATCGTGGAGCCGCTGTTCGCCCGACTGGAGGCAACCGACGCCACCATCCTCTACGAGGTGGCCGCGGAGACGCTGCTCACCGACGCCAGCGGCGCCGTCGTCGGGGTACGGGTGCGCGACGCCGACGGCACCCGCAACCTGCGGGCCGGCGCCGTCGTGCTGGCCTGCGGCGGCTTCCAGGGCAACAGCGAGCTGATGACCAAATACGTCGGCCGTAACGCCTACCGGGTGCCACCGATCTCCCGGGGCGGGGCGAACAACCGCGGCGACGGGCTGCGAATGGCTCTCGCGGTGGGGGCAGCTACCGAAGGGCAATTCGACCTGTTCCACGCCGAGCCCAAGGACCCGCGCAGCGAGGTCGCCGAAGCGGTCGTGATGAGCTTTCCGTACGGGATTCTGGTCAATACCGCCGGGGAACGCTTTATGGACGAGGCCGGCAAGACCGTGGACCTGACCTATGAATTGGTGGCCCGCACCATCCTGCAGCAGGAGGACAGCATCGGGTATGCGGTCTTCGACCAGCAGGTCACATCCGTGCCCGGCTACGAGCACGCGATCGGAACGGATGTCGATCCGATCCAGGCGGATTCGATCGAAGAACTCGAGGCCCTCATCGGCCTGCCGGCCGGCTCGCTGGCGCGAACCGTCACCGGCTTCAACGCGGCCTGCGGCACGGATGTGCCGTTTGACTGGAGCCGGCTGGACGGCCTCGCCGCGCGCCCCGCCGGGCAGCCGGTGAAATCCAACTGGGCCAGGCCCCTCACCGACGGGCCGTTTTTCGCGTATCCGCAGATCTGCGCCAACGTGTTCACGTTCGGCGGGGTGAAGACCGATCTGGCCGCCCAGGTGATCACCTCGGACGGCCACCCGATCACCGGCCTCTATGGTGCGGGGGAGATGACCGGGCTCTACTACGAGGCGTATGCCGGCTCCACCTCGGTGATGCGGTCGATCACCTTCGGCCGGATCGCCGGGCGCAACGCGGTGCGGTTGGCCCTGCCTGCCGCCGGCGCACCGGTGGGTGCACCCGTGGGGGCGTAG
- a CDS encoding alpha/beta hydrolase: protein MSISSYPLTVGDHVVQVNESGDPANPAVLFLHGSGPGATGLSNWEQVITDLAGSFRCIAPDMVGFGDSSHPEKPPQGMAAFNELRVDALLGLIDALGLEQVHVVGNSMGGQLAVLMALAAPERIGKLLLMGSGGAPTTTVSPGLAHLREFYNDPTADSLRSLLTEFVCDLEPLSGTIGTVVDDRMTYIVREDVTRSHRASFNPAAPRRVFTPEELAGIAHPTLVLHGREDRIIPLEASFYFAENIPNANLFVIANCGHWTQIEHRDTFETLLERFIAGVL from the coding sequence GTGAGCATCTCAAGCTACCCGCTCACCGTCGGCGATCACGTCGTGCAGGTCAACGAGAGCGGGGACCCGGCAAACCCCGCGGTCCTGTTCCTGCACGGCTCGGGTCCCGGAGCCACCGGCCTGTCCAATTGGGAACAGGTCATCACCGACCTCGCCGGCTCGTTCCGCTGCATCGCGCCGGACATGGTCGGCTTCGGCGACTCCAGCCACCCGGAGAAACCTCCGCAGGGCATGGCCGCCTTCAACGAACTGCGCGTCGACGCACTCCTGGGCCTGATCGATGCCCTCGGGCTCGAGCAGGTGCACGTGGTCGGCAACTCGATGGGCGGGCAGTTGGCCGTGCTCATGGCGCTGGCCGCCCCGGAGCGCATCGGCAAGCTGCTGCTCATGGGCAGCGGCGGGGCACCGACCACCACGGTCTCGCCGGGACTCGCCCACCTCCGGGAGTTCTACAACGACCCGACGGCGGACAGCCTGCGCAGCCTGCTCACCGAGTTCGTCTGCGACCTGGAGCCGTTGAGCGGCACCATCGGCACGGTGGTCGATGACCGGATGACGTACATCGTCCGCGAGGACGTCACCCGTTCGCACCGGGCCAGTTTCAACCCGGCCGCCCCCCGACGGGTGTTCACCCCGGAGGAACTCGCCGGCATCGCCCACCCCACCCTGGTGCTGCACGGCCGGGAAGACCGCATCATCCCGTTGGAGGCGAGTTTCTACTTCGCCGAAAACATACCCAATGCCAACCTGTTCGTGATCGCGAACTGCGGCCACTGGACCCAGATCGAGCACCGGGACACCTTCGAGACCCTGCTTGAGAGATTCATCGCGGGTGTGCTGTGA
- a CDS encoding ABC transporter substrate-binding protein, with the protein MVPTFQGHGAPRRAAPLAALITASALLAGCASTAGTGQTTPAAPPSSLGTVLGIDSSAAGNGKDLSWKLGAALPMSGPGAPQGTEMKQAIDLAIEQIRASGGPAISLSVKDIKNPDPVASKQAARELADEKVAAKITSYGDGLGAMLEDTAKDQILTLDGVGGAQPFAVGAPYFYGTTAVAPGDTLPGTLAWLKKAHPEAKTVGLVGWEMGPFNDAIKTDLAAKVKAAGLDFNGLWETVSPATQDFSTVIAKVKANKPDVIIVGMGAQAPGALTAQFTAAGINSTLVGIEYTDTAKDASKGTFDKGTYNFAMNYFDATAPTNPLAKLFVDAYAAKYPGSPAPSFYAANAYEETIAFWQIIRGTVKAGGDATKGADLLKALEANPDLPSVYGGTTSAVGVTTIDRTTHGVASRPMGVYQYKDGKVHTLATFNIGGKDLVVNQ; encoded by the coding sequence ATGGTCCCCACATTCCAAGGGCACGGCGCACCTCGCCGAGCGGCCCCTCTCGCGGCGCTCATCACGGCATCCGCCCTGCTCGCCGGCTGCGCGAGCACCGCCGGCACCGGCCAGACGACGCCGGCCGCACCACCTTCATCCCTCGGCACGGTGCTTGGCATCGATTCGTCGGCCGCGGGCAACGGCAAAGACCTCAGCTGGAAGCTCGGCGCGGCGTTGCCGATGTCGGGCCCCGGCGCCCCCCAGGGCACCGAGATGAAGCAGGCCATCGACCTGGCGATCGAGCAGATCCGCGCCTCCGGCGGGCCGGCCATCTCACTGTCGGTCAAGGACATCAAGAACCCCGACCCGGTCGCTTCCAAGCAGGCCGCCCGCGAACTCGCCGACGAGAAGGTCGCCGCGAAAATCACCAGCTATGGCGACGGTCTCGGCGCGATGCTCGAAGACACCGCGAAGGACCAGATCCTGACGCTCGACGGCGTCGGCGGGGCGCAGCCGTTCGCCGTCGGGGCTCCCTACTTCTACGGCACCACGGCCGTCGCCCCGGGCGACACGCTGCCCGGCACGCTCGCATGGCTCAAGAAGGCGCACCCCGAGGCGAAGACCGTCGGGCTCGTCGGCTGGGAGATGGGTCCGTTCAACGACGCCATCAAGACGGACCTGGCAGCCAAGGTCAAGGCCGCCGGGCTGGACTTCAACGGGCTCTGGGAGACCGTCTCCCCGGCCACCCAGGATTTCTCGACCGTCATTGCCAAGGTCAAGGCCAACAAGCCCGACGTCATCATCGTCGGCATGGGAGCGCAGGCGCCCGGCGCGCTGACCGCGCAGTTCACCGCGGCCGGGATCAATTCGACCCTCGTCGGCATCGAGTACACCGACACGGCGAAGGATGCCTCGAAGGGCACCTTTGACAAGGGCACGTACAACTTCGCGATGAACTACTTCGATGCGACCGCTCCGACCAACCCGCTGGCCAAGCTCTTCGTGGACGCTTACGCAGCGAAGTACCCAGGCTCCCCGGCGCCGTCGTTCTACGCCGCGAACGCGTACGAAGAGACGATCGCGTTCTGGCAGATCATCCGGGGAACCGTCAAGGCCGGCGGCGACGCCACCAAGGGTGCCGACCTGCTGAAGGCGCTTGAGGCCAACCCCGACCTGCCCAGCGTGTATGGCGGGACCACCTCCGCCGTCGGCGTCACCACCATCGACCGGACGACCCACGGCGTCGCCAGCCGCCCGATGGGCGTCTACCAGTACAAGGACGGCAAGGTCCACACCCTGGCCACCTTCAACATCGGCGGCAAGGACCTCGTCGTCAACCAGTAG
- a CDS encoding MmgE/PrpD family protein, which yields MWSRASRAGLPGRRRSASTRSRTPWPAAEHTGASGAELLDAFLLGYQIDYLASLALGHEHYRRGWHATSTVGTLGAAAVASRMLGLTTGQAGHALAIAASLAGGLRVNFGTPTKALHAGAAARHGVQAAQLARAGATGSADWLLGGHGMLAVFGGDLAGQPR from the coding sequence ATCTGGTCACGGGCAAGTCGCGCTGGTCTGCCGGGGCGGAGGCGCTCGGCCTCGACGCGCTCACGGACACCCTGGCCGGCCGCCGAGCACACCGGCGCTTCCGGGGCCGAGCTGCTCGACGCGTTCCTGCTCGGATACCAGATCGACTACCTGGCCAGCCTCGCCCTGGGCCACGAACATTACCGGCGCGGCTGGCACGCCACCAGCACCGTCGGCACGCTCGGCGCCGCCGCAGTGGCGAGCCGGATGCTGGGACTCACCACCGGCCAGGCCGGCCACGCCCTCGCGATCGCCGCGTCGCTCGCCGGGGGCCTGCGGGTCAACTTCGGCACACCGACCAAGGCCCTGCACGCCGGGGCTGCTGCCCGGCACGGGGTGCAGGCGGCCCAGCTGGCCCGGGCCGGCGCCACCGGAAGCGCTGACTGGCTGCTCGGCGGCCACGGCATGCTCGCCGTATTTGGCGGCGACCTCGCCGGGCAGCCGCGGTGA